GACACCGTGCGCGTTGTTCTACTCTAAATAGCAAGTGTGATGCCTTGGCTTTCTGAAAGGTACGAACAATTTTTTTATGGAAATGATGCACCATTTCCATGCAACGATATTCGATTCGATTCTATTTCCCCTATTGGTCCTCGAATCGAAACAGATTTGTCGCACGATTTCCTTCCTCCCTTCTTGGGAACCGATTACTCCACAGATATATCGATCTGCACGatttgaaattgttgaaaattttcccGTCTGTTTTGAAGATTTTCTTTAGAGTGCCTTTCGAGAGATTTATCGGTGCCAAGGACCTCTCGGAGAAGCTTTTTCTGCTTCGTTCAATTCTGCTCGGGTATAAAGCTTCGGAAAATCGTGGCGAGCTACTTTCACGCTTTATCGACCACGTCGGGGTTGATTCGTACGCGAAACAATGGAGGGTGGTGAGGACTCGTCGGAAAGAAGGGGTGTAGGTCTCGATCTACCCCCAAGTGCAAGGCCACGTATGAAACGCGTCTTTGATGAACTTTGAATCGACGTCGCGAGGATAATTTTCAGCGGAGAACAATTCTTTCTTCGCGCAATCCGCAATTATTCCATTAGGTCAGTGGGAAaacgaataatttataatttaatttgttcgctgttattttcataaattaaattgaCATTTGATTTCAATTATAagtaaagaaatatttcatacaaaaattattgaaaatacatttgttatttgaaaatttcaagcaatatgcaaatttcatatttctcaatGGGAGTTCATCGAGCCTGAATGACACGGATCACCCTGTAGACAAACCCTCCCGAGTTGATCCCCGTTAAGACCTCGCTGCCAATGAAAAAATCCATGATCCGTACCCTGTATGGGTACGAGACTCGGTAAACAAAAGGATAGTGCGTCGATTGTGCTGGAGCGAATGGTGCACCATAATGCTGACGAATTACGTTGCTATTCTTCCTTGTACACGTACGAGATGGAACGACAGGTAATCTTACCGTGGTAACTTTTCCCTCTGATACAAATACTACCATGAAGGATGAGATATTACAAATATTCTTGAAGTATCAGTATACAAAATCAATAATCTGAATTCATTGCTGACGAGATAGGTATTTTGGAAGATCTGGTTGGATATAAAGCTTCGTGAAAAAGAATTATAAAGaaggaaatataaataaatacaaatattgaAGATTAATCTTAGGAACAATACAGAACAGTGAAACTGGTAttggaaatatctcgattattaAAAATCGATGATactttaatatttctaattacgtCCTCCTAGTAAACAACAGTTATCAATAGTCGTATAAAAGAGACGTTTCATTACTTTTCTTCTCTCGTCGTTCGTTGAATAATGGAAACAGTATGCGGCCAGGTTTCGTGCACAGCCACTTTGCAAGATTGCTCAAGAAGTCGTCGAGCATTCCGACTTCATTCTGGCAAAGCATCTCGCATCTTCCCCTTCTCCATCTTATCGTCGATTGAGAAACAGCCTGACAATATGCTTCGCCATTTTTCTGCCTTCCCACGATTATACGCCTCCCACGCGTGTTCCCGACCTCTCTTTTCGCGATCGAACTTTACAAACGATCCAATGATAGAATCATCGACACGTTTCCTTGTAATATCGCTCGATCTTTCGCGTGTGTAACATCCATAACTCGAGTATCTTAAATTTTTCTGAACCGTTGCCAAATTAAACTTTCCGAACAGACGTCGTTGATATAAGTTTCCTTTCAGCGAATCGAGGAGCGATTAACTTCGAAAAAAGCAATTTTTTAAGGATTCGATGTGATTTATTTTGAAGCTCGTGCCAACGATATTAGCCAATTTATATTCAAAGCTCGCGATGTTTCAGCTCAACCCTTCCTACAGTCGGccaaataagaaaatatactcggtacgtttttaaaaatttttccataTGAAATCATAGAAATCCTATATCCGCGCGAAACACGGTGGAAACGCGTTAATCAAGTTTCTCAGGTAATCGTGTCGCATTTATTTAGTAACCGTTAAAGCAAAAACACTAAATCATCTGTCTGTGTGTATGTGGATAAACGAGACTCTAGCCCGGTGCATATATCGAGGAATCCGTGTCGATCGAAAACCAGGGAAAAACTTGTCACCGACTAGCTATCTGCTTGTGTAAACGAGCACCGGTACACCGTGTTCCCGGGTCAAAGGTGAGCCGGTTGAATACCTCCATTACCCGCTGGCTAATGACTTCTTTTCCTGCTGGTACGCGATGAAGAAAGCCTAGGTAGACTTGGTCATTCAGCCGAAAAGAGAGCGGATACGCTTTTGTGTATCGCTATCGCGACTCGTGCACGCAGGTAGACCTCTGGCCGAATCGAACCAGCCTAAGGGCGATGACCCAGATCGTTGTAAATATTCCGTGACTTGGGACCAGGAAAGTTATCCCTTAGGCAAGTAACGAACGGCAAGTTAATTATTTCAGCGACGCTCTAAGGGGTGGCTGTCTGTGTGGGGTAGACAGTTTGCGATGTTCGATGCTTCCGGGTGTAAATCATGCTGGTAGATTGGTGTACCTAGGCGGCGATAGGGTATCAGGATGTGCCTGGTTCGGCAACGAAGTTGGAATCTTCGGGAGATGTTAAAGGAGGAATTGAATGCTTTGAAATAACGCAAAGAGGAGGAATTTGTGCTTGGAAAAGTTTGATCAATTCGTTGGTTGTTTCTGCTCAGTTCTCAATTAGCAAAAGCAATTTGGTCGGTCTTCTTTCCGAATGGCGATCCATTGCCAGAGACAGAGAAAAGGAGAAACGGCTTTTAATTCGAGGTTAAAAAACGTCTGGGTTTCAGAAAACTGGAGATGTTCTTGTCGGAAAAGCGACACAAAGGGGAAGTTTGAAAATCTCTCGACGGCTTTTCAGAGGTCGTTCCCGTCTTTTCGATGCTGCTGCGCTTGATGCTGGTCCGCGATATCCTTTACTATCGGTGTTTTCTCGGCTTCTCTTGCTTTCGTACTTCCGCCTTTCAATCGTCCAGACGGTACAGCGACATTATTCTACGTGTGATTCCACTAGTTAATTTATTCCACGATTGTcgcgaaaaattaaaattaactgtCTCGAAAAATATACTTTCTCAAAATTTCCACACTCTCGTCTCATTTTTCATAGTAACGAGTTTAGAATTCATATTCATACTCTCGATGCAAATTTTCGAGATTCCAATCTCGAGCAGCATGTGCTCTTCCGTGCAAATTCCGAACTTCGTTACACACCGTAATTTCCTTATCTCATCGCTTACACTTTCAACAATGGTAACGAATAGTAAACACCGGTTAGTCTGGTCTGATGAAATTTCACAGCTTCGGAGGAATTACATTTCCCGATAAATGGAGACAGGGAGGGACGAATTTGGGCCCTGAACGAGGGATCAGAAATTACTCGATCGCTATTTTGCCCTCCTTTTCCGGTTATCGGTCATTCTCGACGCCTCCGTTCGCTTCGATTAACGTCCCTCACAGATTCTACGAAATTGAGTTTTCGTTCAGTCACGATTGTTTGTCGCCCCAGGCGTTGATAGATGTTAATTAAAAAGTGATAGACTTAATTCGTACGAAATTGAAAATgagtgaaatttgaaattaaaggtGTCAcgatttattcaattaaaaaggaTCGTAGatccttttattaaataatattaaagaattatttatttattaaaaatattaaagaattaaGCACAGTCATTTTCCACACATAAAAGAATCAAATGGTTTTAGTCGTTATTCATACCAAGCGattaaaaagcaattaaatGCCAGTCATTAGAGAAATAACACGTTGCAGGAAACGGGAGAGGTTTGTAATAAACTCGACGATACTTCACTGTCGTACACGTTTATTGAAAATGATATTACCATCAATACATAGGTTTACACGTAATTACTAACTAGACGGATTTCGATGATGGCCGTAGACGAGCGTGAAATCTTAATATATAGAAACATCGTGtacaaaatacaataaataacagtCGTTTGATTTGCGAAGTCGAGGTTCGTTTACGGCAACTGGTACATTACGAATGGTAAATTGTCGGGGTTGTGCACGCAAATTTGATAGGTCGAAGAGGAAGATGGGGAACCGAGGGCATAATTAGCAACGTAATTACTACCGTAAGTTTGTGGCAGAATTGTGTACTGAGAAGCCGGTAAGCAAGTCGTCGCTTGACCATTTGGAAGTTGATAAACCTGTACCTCTTGCTGCCCACTGTTTGTAGCGAAATTATTCAACATTCCATCGTTCTTCTGATGAATCGTGTAAGCGGGATGAACGGAAGGGTGACTTCCATCGGGTGCGTGTCTGAAATTTCCTACTACTGCATGGTGATGGTAATTCTTCACCACTTTCGTATTGTGCGGATATCCCACTTTCACCACCCCCAATTTCTTGTGGGTATTCACGCTGACGAATTTCGTACCTCGCTGTagattaaaaacaatttcaatttaattaccgGCGATGGTGCTTCAATGAAAATTAGTCGaggttatttgaaaaatttcgaaacttCTGCTTCGATTCGAATTGACAGCAGACCTTTGGTAGCAGCTTATTGAAATTCTTCGAACTGTTCAATCCATCGATTCGCGACGAGTCATTTGGAAGCAAAGTACTTACCGTGGCTGCGCGAGATTCACTATGGTTGTCCGACGTGTCAGCTTCCGGCGATTGAAGAGTAGCGGAACTTGGTCGGGGATCGGGAAAGTTTCTTAGCTCGGAGCTTCTTGAAACTTCCGACTGCTGTTGTTGCTCGGGTCCAGGATGTTGGAGCAACATGGCGTGTTGAAGATTTTCGAGTTTCGTTTGAGGAGATTCGAGCGGCGCTGAAGACACTTCCCGATACTCCGATGCTGGTTCTGTGGACACGGTTCCCTCGGGTAACATCTCTATATTTCGAAATTCCTGGTTCGAATTAAGGGCTGGATCCACGAACTGGTATTGTTGGTACGTTGGATACATATTCGCAGGATTCAAACCGAACAGGGTGTTGCTGGTGATCGGTTGTTGATTGTTGTCGCTTTGACGAACCTTTACGTTCTTTTCTGTGgatgaaattattattcgtgattattgaaattctagTTACGTTTGAAGAGCCATTATTTTCCCTTACCATCGAGGCCTTCTCCGGCTTCTCCACCTAGACTTCGCAAATCAATGACTGGCGAAACGTTCTCGTCTAAGGACGACTTCGTGGCCACAGCATCGAGTTTATCGCGTTTCTCGCTCTGCTCACCATCATTGGATTCGCTGGATCTCCTGTACCGGCTATGTACTGGCTGAGAAAATTCATCGATTAATTGATTTTGTTCTTTTCATtcgaaattttatagaaaatgtaATCGATGCGTTATGCGATATTCACCAAAGGAACATATTCGGATGAGTGCATTCCTGGAAGACCAACATCGCCAGAGTTTGGATGGCTATAATGTGTCCCGTATAATTGTGGCATCACCTGATAGTGTTGTAGTACAGGATACAATGCATTAGCAGGGATCTGATACGAGTCCGTGTAAACTGGGTGAAATTCTAAATGGTAATCTGCGGATTTCGGTTGTTGAAGGTGATCTTTATTCAAATGTTGCATAGTTTCATGGGGTTGAGTTATTATCGAATGATGTTGCGGCGATTGGTATCCTGGCTGTACCATGATATCAGCCATCCCAATTCTCGTTAACACAGCAGCCACTGATAACTGAAACGAAAtcgtatgaaatttttatttaattaaatcaacGCTAGTTAATCAGTGTTTTAATCCTTTAACTATGGCACGTTTTTacctttcattttgaaaaagaaaaattctttcacTGATGCTCTAACAATAAGCAATGAGAAAGTGATAATTACATACCCTTGATTACGAGATATAACGATTATTTCATTCTCAAATTCACGCTTGTTTATTGTAACTTTCTCATCGCGTTCTGAAGatataattaatgattttttattctttagaaCATGCACTTGTAATTTAGAGGATGagtgtttatttttcttttaaatgaacgATTTTCTACCAGAAAtccaaattaattgaaaaactcACCACAAATATCCATTTCGCCATCGTTATATCGTTGTCAATCGTTCAGAGGTTCGATCGGAACTGCGATTCGCCTGTGAAAGGGCGCGTACATTAATCAACTCGAAATCGCTGATGCCACAAATTTCGTGCTTCACGCACCATTTTTTGTCAGGTCAACTTGTCGTGGTTTCGAAGAATGTGGCAAATTCCCCGAACGATTTTGTTTTTTTGGGTCAATTTGTCTTTCGAAATTGAATTTCGCAAGTCTACGTGAATAAAACTTTACCCGGCTTTGTATTTTTCTCTACCTATTGTATTGCGTTATACTGCCAGGGCTGTGAAAAGACAGGCTGCTTTTCTTATAGGAAATTTCTTTGTATTCAACAGAAATAACTTTTCATCTCATCGTACTTTATCTTGTCTTTATGGAACGTGCGGATTCATAATTCACACCCTCCCGAATCAAGAATCGCTTTCGAGCAAACTTTCCCCGCCATATGGGGGCGAAGTCGATAACGATTTGCCTTTTTATTCATAATCTTTTCCAGCATCGACGGCCTCTCGATTCTTGGCACGTTGAATATCAGACGATTTTTAGAGGAATATAAAGTAGCTGATTTGAGAGGGACGGTGGAAATATAGAGCTTACGATTTTATTTCAACCCTTGGTCATTTACAATAACGACTCTTTCGAAGTAAGCGAGAAATTTACGTTCAATCTTTTTTAATGTCGACTTAACTGTTTGAATCGTATTAAATGCAAAATTTGCTGTAACCCAATGGCGAGGTGATAACTATGCAAAACGAAGCGTTTATGGGTTCATGAATTTTTGAAACGTAGAGAAatttacatttgatataattgaAACAATTAAGTGAATGCTGCGAATCTTTGGACACAAATTTATCTCTTATTTCATAGTGGCGCACCTAACTAGTTCGCACAATTGTTACTTTTTGGGTATCTGGAGTATTTCAATGTTACACGGAAACGAACTTGTTAGAGTCGGTTTAAATATTCACGTGCGAGAAGAGTAGTTTAGTAGGAGAATAGTAGATCAACGTCCGAATCATCTATCCATTCAGTATACCGGACAATCAGGGCATGTCAGCAGGGCCGCTGGCCTCGAAGTGCAACGAACTTGTAAAAACAAGGATTTCGCACATTCCTTAACGCGCATACCATTAGTCGGTTTTGCAATACTGCATATTATTTGATTGATTCATAATTCTGGCGAATCGAATCATGATATTAGGTTGTGTAATAAATTCTcgcgttttttgtattttatttttttcccgcaattttgtgttttgttaggtaaagtatatatatacattctCAAGTCTTTTTCTTACTctgcttcaatttttcgaaataattaattgtaatcaATTTTCAAGCTTCTGAAATGGAAGTTCAAGGAggcaaaaaaatttattttcgacATCTGCTCAATTTCGCCTTTCGCCGTGGTCAAAAAGCTACGGAAGCAGTTCGCGACATTGTGACAAATGTCGCTTTTTAACCACGATGAAAGGCGAAATAGAGCAGATGTCGAAAATGAATTTTGTTGCCTTCTGGAACTTCCATTTCAGAAgcctgaaaattgattaaaatcaattaattcgaaaaattgaagcagAGCAAGAAAAAGACTTGTGAGTGCATACATATACTTTACCTAACAAAACCCAAAATTGCGGGAAAgagataaaatacaaaaaacgcgGGAATTTATTACACAACCTAATACATTCGATGGAATTAGAGTTAGGCACTTCTGGAGCATAAATTATCATTTTGGCAATCGATTGAAATGTCTACGGTTACGTTAGAAAATCATCGAACTATTTTGATATCGAAAGGTGGAGGttgtaattttttgtttctCCGGATGTTGTCCAGGTTGCGTATTCGGTACGTGATGCCGGCGGCGCACCTGACGCTGCGCGAGGAGGACGTGGTACGACTAACCTTGGAGTTCCTCCACAGCCGTGACCTACACATCTCGCAGCTTTCGTTGGAACGAGAGACAGGCGTGATAAACGGTCAGTACAGCGACGACGTGCTCTTCCTTCGTCAGCTGATCCTCGACGGACAATGGGACGACGTGTTGGAGTTCATTCAGCCGTTGGAGGCGTTGCCGGACTTCGACATGAGAAAGTTCACCTATTCGATTCTCAGGCACAAGTACGTCGAACTGTTGTGCATCAAATCCGAGGCAAACCTGAACGCGACAGGGACGAACGGAAGTGTGGACAACGCGGTGGAGGAAGTGGTGAAGGTGTTGAGCGATCTTGAAAAGGTTGCACCCTCCAAAGAGGAGTACAGCAGTTTGTGTCTTCTTTTGACGCTTCCACGGCTCACGGATCACCTGCAGTACAAGGACTGGAATCCTAGCAACGCGAGAGTCCAGTGTTTCCGGGAAGTGCATCTCCTGGTGGAAAAGTTTCTGCCAGGCGACAGAAAAAGCACCGATCCGGCTCATCCTGTCAGCTCGGCGAAGAACGATCGGCTGATACAACTGATAATTAAGGGGATTTTGTACGAGTCTTGCGTTAATTACTGCCAGGCCAAAGCTACTGGTTCCAAGGAGAGCGAACAGGTAACTGTTCACCCTCGTTCCGTCTTTCATCCAATTAAAGAAGACCTTAATAAACGAAAAGCAATCTAACATCCGTGTTACTGTTACAGGTGGAGATGAATTTCTCCCGATTGTTGGACGGTTCCGTTGGCTTCAGTGATTCCGATTTAAGCCTGCTCTCTTGGCTGCAAAGTATACCACCGGAAACGTTCGCCGTGCCTTTCGCGCAACGTACGTTGAACGTGGACGTGGAAAGGCTGGAGAGACCATCGTTGGAGACTTCATGGACGGAGCATATGTTGATCACACCGATAAAACCGAAAACCTTCCCGCATTGCGCGATGCCGTTTACCAGGCCGCGATCAGCCGCCGACATGATGTCTCGCAGTTTAGTGCCGGCTTTAGAAGCTGGACTCGGACCAAGGAGTCCCGGTCCTAAAAATACGCCGATACCATCTGCGGCGCTAATGGCCCTGTCCACCGGTGATATAAACCCGATGTCAAGATCGTCTTTCGCGAGTTTTCATCTGACCGGTTTTAAGAACAACAAGCTAATGAACACCAGCGTGGATAGGCTCTTTGAGAACGAGGGTGACGTCTTCCTTAGTTCTAGTTACGCTGAATATCAACAGCTGCCTTCCATACAAGAGACGACGACCAACAGTCAACCGAAAGCTCCGCCGAGAACGAGAGGACAGTCGAAGAGTCCGGAGGGTGAGTCTTCCCGTTTCTATCTTACctagaaataatattacaagCGTTAAATCTGACGTTGAAATTAACGAGCGCGTCTTCTGTCGAAGGTATCAAAGCGGATCCTTCCGCAGCGTCGACACCGGAGCGCAGAATCGCTGGCAGAGAATCTCCCGCGCCGTCAACAGCTAGGAGTTCCAGAAGAGATTCTTTAGCCGAGAAACCAACCGGGGTCGCGGCGAAGATCACAGAACCCTCGGTGATCCCTGGACGGCCTTCCATAGGCGGTGATCATCTGGAACAGAGCTACAATGGAGACCTGTTCAAAGAGTATCAAAAGCAAAAGCAGAGGCTGCAGGAGAAGTTCCAGCAGAGGGAAAGGGAGTGGGACGACTTAGTCAGACAACTGTCCGCGCCGCTGTCGCCGCAGGTGGTGGATAATAGACTTCAGAACGATGGGTAAGTGAATCTGTTATTATTTCTGACACGTTAATTTGAAACTGTTCCTAGGGATTTCTGTTCGTGGTAATGTACACTTGGGTGCAACGTAGGCTTCTTCCTAGGATCTTCCTAGGCTCTCCCTTGGCACTTGGGTGCAACGTAAGCTTATCCCTAGGATCTTTCTAGGCTCTCCCTTGGTTCTTCTAAAACCAAAATCAATTGATTGAGAAGTTCCCTCTTCTGTATTTATCCTTAACCCAAAGAGCCTACATTGCACCCGATTGTACCTTTAAACAACCCACAAGGGGTAACTGCAATCGTTATTTTCGTTTATCCTTTATGAAGGGTTGCATTTATAAACCTGTTTGAGGAACAAAAGAGTATCGTTAGGGTATATTATTCAAAGCTTGAGAATGTCGATGAGTATCAGCATTGTGCGATCACGGAGAGAAGTTGGTACCGATGCCTCCCATTAACATTGGCTTGTTTTCCAGTTAATTACCGGCTCGATATAATCCAGCCAAACGCTATTGTTTTCCCTGTAGCGTATCGCGTTCGTGCAGTAGTGCGATGCAGTCAATCAAACCGAATGGTTGGCTATATTCTCTAACAGATGGCAGCAAGGGAATGCCTTTCTCGCGCTTATTATGGTACTAAACCGCGAGCCGAGAATAACTTGTTCGGTCTAGACGGCAAGTTGGCGCCGATCGAAATAGCGATTCACCGCAGGCCGTGTTGAAAAAAGAATTAGTAGCATTATTTTAGTAGCTTGACAATGACCTCCGACTTCCGGCCTTTAGTTTGACGTTCCATTGGAACTATACAGAGTGTCTCGTTTTATATTTGAATAGttcctttaaaaaattaatattataattgattatatttttatttaatattgatcCTTTTGCATTTGAAATTTCCAAAAACTTAAAAATACTGGcgggaaaatattattttacttttgaCTGAAAGTGATTTGCTTCCTTTTTTTGCTCGATTTTTTTGCATGTCtcgttttatattttaatagtttttaaaaaaaatcaaaattggaattgattatatttttatttgatattgattcttttgcatttcaaatttacaaaacttGAAAATACACCTTCTTTTGGAcgggaaaatattattttacttctGACTGGAAGTGgtttacttctttttctttttttttcctcgattcTTTTAAAAGTTAGCTACCGTAACGAGGTTCTGTTTTCCCACGACTACGTACACCAACAGCTTCGCCAGGGACAAATCAGTAGTGGCAGGAAGTCATCCCTCGTGAGCGTCGCGCGAATTCCTTTTCGCGAACGAATAAACGGTCCCGGCTGTATCCTCGTAAATGTCGCGTAACGAGCTAAAATTACCGCCGCTTCAGAGATGTCAAGTGCAATGTATCTTTTCTGCCAAGGCATATCGGTCACATCCGGCGATAATCAATGAAACACCGTTTGATTTCAAAGTAGCAAATTTTGTCGCGAATCTGTTCCACTCTGTCTTAAATTTCGAAACAAGATTATTATTTTGGAAAATGCGAGTCCAACgtgttaaaatagaaatataaaatctaaAAATTCCTAAATAATAGGGAGCTGGCTTACCGACACACACAACTTACCTGCTTCCTTTATCGCCTATCAGGTGTATTACCTTATCTTTTATCGAACATTTTGCAACCTTCTCTGCGATTAGGTTTCATAACCCAAATAACTTTCAATGACGTCGAGTGGAAAGAGGTGGTTCACGGGTATCGTTAACGTTGAAGAAATGAAAGTGGAATTCAAGCACGGTTCATTGGCATCGACCGTTGACATTGTTCCACGGCCGGATACCGGATGTATGAGAATAGTAAGTACGTGCACGTTGTTACAGGGAAATCGTGACCATACACCATCGTCATTGGTTCTGTCCCATCGACGGTTCTCGCTTCACGATTTCGTTATACATATTTATGCTCTCATTGTCTCATTCATGCTCATCGGTGCTGGGTCCCTCGTAAAACGCGAATGAACGTGCGGATTTCTGATGCGCGATTTAACGACCAGTCGTATGAATTTTCACGTCTGTCAGATCGGATATTATCATTCGAATAAAGACACAAAAGGTCCTTCGAGTAATTATTCGGCATCTCGTAAACACGTTTCACAATTGTCTTCGAATATTAACCTGAGGAAAAAGAAATCCACCTTGGGCTGCATCGGtatcttttttcctttattGGATTTTATGAATGGTACATCGCGAAGTTTACATAGTTATTACACTGGCGTTTAATGAAACTTAACGACGTCGCGTTTAGCTGGAAATTCGTTTGAGCCTAATTAAATGCAGACGCAGATGGAGCAAAATACCAGACACTGCTGCTGTCTGAATGGTATTCGCAGTTCAAAAGGCTAATTATCCTCAACCGTTGGCAGACAAGGTTTAACTTATTCCAGAAGTGACAATGCAGTGGTTGCGGCAGTACAGGCCCGAGTATACGTGCATGAATATAAATCGAATTATAGAGGACATAATTAGTCGGGCTGTGAAACAGGGAATTTATAGTTAACCCTTTGCGGATGAGACATTCCTGCGCTGAACATATTTATACAAGGAATATTACTCTcactttatttttcaaattctttcgtttcttttatgTTTATTGCTGTAGTCGATCGTGAAATTCAACTACGTAGATATGATTCAGGGTTCTTATCACTACGATATCGTTCAGTCATTCGATCGAAAGGGTGAGATTGTACTTCCAGGAGGTCTTACCTCGTCTCTTCAAGAGACATTCAAGTGATACGACCATTAAAAGAATCGATCGACGTATTCTCGATAGCTGTTACAAGAACAACGAATCATCTTGCAGCTTTGTACATTTTACGTTTCTTCCAAGGATGATAATGCAAAAAC
This Osmia lignaria lignaria isolate PbOS001 chromosome 9, iyOsmLign1, whole genome shotgun sequence DNA region includes the following protein-coding sequences:
- the LOC117608649 gene encoding WD repeat-containing protein 47 isoform X4: MPAAHLTLREEDVVRLTLEFLHSRDLHISQLSLERETGVINGQYSDDVLFLRQLILDGQWDDVLEFIQPLEALPDFDMRKFTYSILRHKYVELLCIKSEANLNATGTNGSVDNAVEEVVKVLSDLEKVAPSKEEYSSLCLLLTLPRLTDHLQYKDWNPSNARVQCFREVHLLVEKFLPGDRKSTDPAHPVSSAKNDRLIQLIIKGILYESCVNYCQAKATGSKESEQVEMNFSRLLDGSVGFSDSDLSLLSWLQSIPPETFAVPFAQRTLNVDVERLERPSLETSWTEHMLITPIKPKTFPHCAMPFTRPRSAADMMSRSLVPALEAGLGPRSPGPKNTPIPSAALMALSTGDINPMSRSSFASFHLTGFKNNKLMNTSVDRLFENEGDVFLSSSYAEYQQLPSIQETTTNSQPKAPPRTRGQSKSPEGIKADPSAASTPERRIAGRESPAPSTARSSRRDSLAEKPTGVAAKITEPSVIPGRPSIGGDHLEQSYNGDLFKEYQKQKQRLQEKFQQREREWDDLVRQLSAPLSPQVVDNRLQNDGIKQPLGSKGPSPVHTSTPARSGIQSPKPVINGSEPMVRQNSALGNAFDPRVQESHYDVVKPIKQEPKQELDASNGSSNGGRPRFVPVTALEDVQAVRCAEFHPHGKLYAVGSNSKTLRICSYPKLHDVREDHQTYQPTVLFKRTKHHKGSIYCLAWTPDGQLMATGSNDKTVKLMRFNADTSNLEGQEVELTMHDGTVRDLCFLEDTSNKSSLLISGGAGDCKIYVTDCATGTPFQALSGHSGHVLTLYNWGGAMFVSGSQDKTVRFWDLRTRGCVNMVTPATVPGSRHLIPLQVGSPVAALCVDPSGRLLVSGHEDSSCVLFDIRGGRTVQCFKPHAADIRSIRFSPSAYYLLTGGYDNKLVLTDLQGDLTMPLPSVVVAQHQDKVISGRWHPTEFSFLSTSADKTATLWALPPV